A section of the Campylobacter lanienae NCTC 13004 genome encodes:
- a CDS encoding ABC transporter ATP-binding protein: MGENMGGITEVFKRFKSFYKEYIPQFIIAIIGMIMASVGTAVSAWLVKPVLDYIFIQKDETLLYLLPYAIIAIYFIKSLGVYLQAYFTAYIGQDIVRRFRYNQLANILSLDMSFFHKYRSGELMSRIMGDIERIRSIVSNLIPELVREFVTIIGLLCVVIYQSPTLALFSLIVLPAAFYPLSRLAKRMRKISRTSQETSSDITSVLSQIFSNIEIVKANNAQKKELDKFGAQNDKIFKLNLKSVKTNTLVSPMMETLGSIGIAITIIIGGQQVIDGQITVGSFFSFLTALFMLYTPIKRLTAIYNQMQDAIVASQRTFELLDMSPSIVDGSIDFPSRVNSITIQDLKFSYGDKVALNGINLKIYKGQMIALVGSSGGGKSTLINLLMRFYDPDSGIILINENDISEFKLHSLRENIGLVTQRVYIFNDTIAANVAYGAPLDETKVIKALKMANAYSFVQNLDDGIYTTLSEYGANLSGGQRQRIAIARALYHDPQILIFDEATSALDNESEKEITKAIENLGQEKIVIVIAHRLTTIKNADKIAVISSGKIVGFDTDEVLEKECEIYKNLKSTIH; encoded by the coding sequence ATGGGAGAAAATATGGGTGGAATAACAGAAGTTTTTAAAAGATTTAAATCATTTTATAAAGAGTATATACCACAATTTATTATAGCGATTATTGGTATGATTATGGCTAGTGTGGGGACTGCGGTATCAGCGTGGCTTGTTAAACCTGTGCTTGATTATATCTTTATCCAAAAAGATGAAACCCTGCTATATCTACTTCCATACGCAATTATCGCAATATATTTTATCAAAAGCCTTGGAGTATATCTACAAGCATATTTTACAGCCTACATAGGTCAAGATATCGTAAGACGATTTAGATACAATCAATTGGCAAATATTTTAAGCCTTGATATGAGCTTTTTTCATAAATATAGAAGTGGCGAGCTTATGAGTAGGATTATGGGCGATATAGAGAGAATTCGCTCAATAGTATCAAATTTGATCCCAGAATTAGTGCGTGAGTTTGTCACCATCATAGGACTACTTTGTGTAGTAATCTACCAAAGCCCTACTCTAGCACTATTTTCTCTAATAGTACTACCAGCGGCGTTTTATCCACTATCAAGACTAGCTAAAAGAATGCGTAAAATCAGCCGAACATCGCAAGAAACCTCAAGCGATATAACATCAGTTTTAAGCCAAATATTTTCTAATATTGAGATAGTCAAAGCCAATAACGCACAAAAAAAAGAGCTAGATAAATTTGGCGCCCAAAATGATAAAATCTTTAAACTAAATTTAAAATCTGTCAAAACAAACACCCTAGTAAGCCCAATGATGGAGACTCTAGGCTCAATCGGCATTGCCATCACTATCATCATAGGTGGTCAGCAAGTTATAGATGGCCAGATCACTGTTGGGAGTTTTTTTAGTTTTCTTACAGCTTTGTTTATGCTCTATACGCCAATCAAAAGACTAACTGCTATATACAACCAAATGCAAGATGCCATCGTAGCTAGTCAAAGAACATTTGAGCTACTTGATATGAGCCCAAGTATAGTTGATGGGAGTATTGATTTCCCATCTAGGGTAAATTCAATCACAATCCAAGATCTGAAATTTAGCTATGGCGATAAGGTAGCACTAAATGGGATAAATCTCAAAATTTACAAAGGTCAAATGATAGCCCTAGTCGGAAGTAGCGGTGGGGGCAAAAGCACACTTATAAATTTATTAATGAGATTTTACGATCCAGACTCGGGTATAATATTAATTAATGAAAATGATATTAGTGAATTTAAACTCCACAGCCTAAGAGAAAATATCGGTCTAGTAACCCAAAGAGTCTATATATTTAACGATACAATCGCCGCCAATGTAGCTTACGGCGCACCACTAGATGAAACCAAGGTCATAAAGGCTCTTAAAATGGCAAATGCCTATAGCTTTGTCCAAAATTTAGATGATGGCATATATACAACACTTAGTGAATATGGAGCCAATCTAAGTGGCGGCCAAAGACAAAGAATAGCTATAGCTAGAGCCTTATATCACGACCCGCAAATTCTTATATTTGATGAAGCTACAAGCGCACTCGATAATGAAAGCGAAAAAGAGATAACCAAAGCCATAGAGAACTTAGGTCAAGAAAAGATAGTAATAGTAATAGCCCATAGGCTCACAACTATCAAAAACGCAGACAAAATCGCCGTTATAAGCTCAGGTAAAATAGTAGGTTTTGACACAGATGAAGTGTTAGAAAAAGAGTGTGAAATCTATAAAAATCTAAAATCAACAATCCACTAA
- a CDS encoding RusA family crossover junction endodeoxyribonuclease, with translation MKQIIVYKDKPASINNKNDNAKTAYQNSLRKVANQQDAFIMDGDLIVDILWQQSNPADIDNIIKYTLDALKGICYNDDKSIIKLTISKEHSTNDQLTITIKSKFIISKFIKKIVFKTIIKPLLRYINSNYQDMLTAQIPKPKIEPIPKISPPKPINQNNDITTNLTQDIISALNSQKNKIDIVEFSIKGQKIILYPQISQNLSAKERSNTIKSIQESLINTLSNRDYLANFQISFGSNASKNAKKIVINKI, from the coding sequence ATGAAACAGATAATAGTATATAAAGATAAACCAGCTAGCATCAACAATAAAAATGATAACGCCAAAACAGCATATCAAAATAGCTTAAGAAAAGTAGCAAATCAGCAAGATGCTTTTATCATGGATGGCGATTTGATCGTAGATATATTATGGCAACAAAGCAATCCAGCAGATATAGATAACATCATCAAATACACTCTAGACGCACTAAAAGGAATCTGCTATAATGATGATAAAAGCATTATTAAACTCACAATATCCAAAGAGCACTCCACGAATGATCAACTCACAATCACTATAAAAAGCAAATTTATAATATCTAAATTTATCAAAAAAATAGTATTCAAAACCATCATAAAACCGCTATTACGATATATAAATTCAAATTACCAAGATATGCTAACAGCTCAAATCCCAAAACCAAAAATAGAACCAATCCCAAAAATCTCCCCACCTAAGCCAATAAATCAAAATAATGATATAACCACCAATCTCACCCAAGATATAATATCAGCCCTAAATAGTCAAAAAAACAAGATAGATATAGTTGAATTTAGCATAAAAGGGCAAAAAATAATACTATATCCACAAATATCGCAAAATCTATCAGCCAAAGAGAGATCAAACACCATAAAATCCATTCAAGAAAGCTTAATTAACACTTTATCAAATAGAGATTATTTAGCAAATTTCCAAATATCCTTCGGGTCTAACGCCTCTAAAAACGCCAAAAAAATAGTCATAAATAAAATTTAA